TCCATAGAATCCACATCAAAAGATACATAAATCAAATCGCATTGATCCAGATATTGCATGGTTTCAATAACGATTCTTTCTACTCCTCTTTTCCGGACTTCAGCAGTGCTGTACATCTTTACTTTGTTTTTCCGCAGTAAAGACTCTTCCGGTTTCTCCATATCCCGCGCAGAAATCAGCACAAGATCGCTATAACTAATCTTCGGTGCAATTTTACCTACATTTTTTAACTGATACCAGTAGTTTAGTGTCTCCTGGTCAAGTTCATTAACTTTAGCATCAAGATTGTCCTCATCAAGCACCATAGCAAGAGGCATTCCGTGCATATTTCCGGACGGTGTAGTATAAGGAGAGTGCATATCTGAGTGTGCATCGATCCAGATTACACCTAATTTCGATTTAGGATATGCTTTTTTTATTCCTGTGATTGTACCTGCAGCTGTGCTGTGGTCGCCGGCTAAAACAATTGGAAACTCGTTTCTTCCCAGAGTTTCGGTCACTTCATCAGCAACTCTTTCTACCATGGTTAAAATTCCGGAAATCCGCTTTGCGAACGGGCTACCGGTGTTTTCAAGCAATAAATGGTTCTCATTCGGAACCTCAACTGACTTATGTTTTTTAAAAAATCTACTCCCAAAATCTAGTGCGGCAATCTTTATCGCGTCAACGCCCAGGCTGGCACCACGTGTACCTGCGCCCAACTCCGACTTAACTTCTATAATCTTTAAGCTCTTCGTCATAAAATAAAATTACCAGTGTATTTTAAAGTGTTTATCTTTGGCACCAAAATTAACTCATTTTAATTTGTCAACCCTTTAAATAATTGTTCAAAAATATAAAAAATGCAGAGTTACTCCGAATTTCTTGATCTAAGTGTAGGTTTTCCTCAAGAAGGATACAGTGTCATAGATGACGAACTATACTTTCAGGATCTGAATTTAATGGAAATGATTGAAACTTATGGTACACCATTGCGTTTCACTTATCTTCCGATGATCACTAAAAAAATCCAGCAGGCGAAACTGTTGTTTCAGACTGCGATCATCAAGAACAATTACCGTGGAGATTACAAGTATTGCTATTGTACAAAGAGCTCACACTTCAGACACATTGTTGAAGAAGCTTTAAAGAATGGCATTCACTTAGAGACATCGTCCGCGTTCGACATGCCGATGATTGAGGCCCTTGAGAAAAAAGGAGCCCTGACCAAAGACATCACCGTTATTTGCAATGGTTTTAAAACGTATCAGTACAAACAATATATCATTGATATGTTGCATGACGGATACAAGAACATCATTCCCGTATTAGACAACAAAGAAGAATTCAATCTTTTTGATGACGAAGTGGAATTGGAAACACCTTGTAATTTAGGTATCCGTATTGCCGCAGAAGAGCAGCCGGACTCGCAATTCTATACTTCCCGTTTAGGTGTACGTATGGAAGATGTAATTGAGTTCTACAACAATAAAATCTCTGCAAACCCTAACTTCAGGGTTAAATTACTGCATTTCTTTATCAACTCTGGGATTACGGATTCTCCATACTACTGGAATGAGCTGGAGAAATACGTAACCCTTTACTGTAAATTCAAAAAAATCAATCCTGAGCTGGATACTTTAGATATTGGTGGTGGTATGCCATTCAAAGACTCCCTGGTATTCGACTTTGATTATGAATACATGGTTAACGAGATCGTTAAACGTATCAAAGAAATTTGTGCTGAACACGATGTAGTAGAACCGGATATCATTACTGAATTTGGTAAATACACAGTTGCAGAAGCATCTGGTATACTTTATAAAGTATTGGGACGTAAACAGCAGAATGACCGTGAAAAATGGTTGATGCTTGATGGTTCATTCATCACTAATCTTCCTGATGTATGGGCTTTAAACCAGAAATACATCCTGCTTCCTATCAATAACTGGGATGCGGAATACGAAAGAGTCAATCTTGGTGGTATTACCTGCGATGGTCAGGATTACTACAACCAGGAAGCGCATATGAACTCGGTATTTATGCCAAAAACACGTAAAGTACAATATCTTGGTTTCTTTAATACAGGGGCTTACCAGGAAGTACTGAGCGGATATGGTGGAATTCACCACTGCCTGTTACCAAGTCCGAAACATGTGATTATCCGTCGTAACCGCGATGAGACTTTCAACTTTGAGGTATTTGGAGAAGAGCAAAACAGCAAGCAGGTTCTGAAAATTCTGGGTTATACCTAGCCCCGGGTTATACCGGTATCATAAAAACATCAAATCCCGTTCTGGAAAGAGCGGGATTTTTTTATTTCAGAAAACCGTAAATAGTCCTATCAATACACCGAAGGATCTATTTCGCCGGCTCTGAATATCCGTTTTCTTTGCATCGTTAAAAAACAAGATACATGGAAACCGGTTTCAGAAAATGGATTATCGTTGCTACGATCATCACTTCAACTATTATTGAATTAATTGATACTACCATCGTTAACGTATCTATCAATACGATGAGTGGTAATTTAGGTGCAGCGTTAGAAGATACGGCCTGGGTGATTACGTCCTATGCGATTGCCAACGTGATCATTATCCCTATGACCAGCTTTTTAGCGGAAAAGATTGGCAGGAAGCAGTATTACATAGGTTCAATCGTTTTGTTTACCGTAGCCTCTGCCCTATGCGGCTTCTCGGATAATCTTTGGGA
This portion of the Pedobacter lusitanus genome encodes:
- the rocF gene encoding arginase: MTKSLKIIEVKSELGAGTRGASLGVDAIKIAALDFGSRFFKKHKSVEVPNENHLLLENTGSPFAKRISGILTMVERVADEVTETLGRNEFPIVLAGDHSTAAGTITGIKKAYPKSKLGVIWIDAHSDMHSPYTTPSGNMHGMPLAMVLDEDNLDAKVNELDQETLNYWYQLKNVGKIAPKISYSDLVLISARDMEKPEESLLRKNKVKMYSTAEVRKRGVERIVIETMQYLDQCDLIYVSFDVDSMDPTASRGTGTPVAQGLTEREAGGLMSRFLAYQKVCCFEIVEVNPTLDRENQMAEHAFEILIKATNAFRNE
- a CDS encoding arginine decarboxylase, producing MQSYSEFLDLSVGFPQEGYSVIDDELYFQDLNLMEMIETYGTPLRFTYLPMITKKIQQAKLLFQTAIIKNNYRGDYKYCYCTKSSHFRHIVEEALKNGIHLETSSAFDMPMIEALEKKGALTKDITVICNGFKTYQYKQYIIDMLHDGYKNIIPVLDNKEEFNLFDDEVELETPCNLGIRIAAEEQPDSQFYTSRLGVRMEDVIEFYNNKISANPNFRVKLLHFFINSGITDSPYYWNELEKYVTLYCKFKKINPELDTLDIGGGMPFKDSLVFDFDYEYMVNEIVKRIKEICAEHDVVEPDIITEFGKYTVAEASGILYKVLGRKQQNDREKWLMLDGSFITNLPDVWALNQKYILLPINNWDAEYERVNLGGITCDGQDYYNQEAHMNSVFMPKTRKVQYLGFFNTGAYQEVLSGYGGIHHCLLPSPKHVIIRRNRDETFNFEVFGEEQNSKQVLKILGYT